In Methanomicrobium antiquum, one DNA window encodes the following:
- a CDS encoding iron ABC transporter substrate-binding protein, with protein MDIIKGSFRITILTIVLICITAFAGCVDNSKETSGDISGNSDVISVTDNFGREIVVPSDVKSVLCSGSGCMRYLVYLQSQDLAVGVDSIEKEWREIEGRPYALVHREKLYELPLFGEYRGKDDPEKVIDISPDLVFKTGSTGTSYGTSGAEADTLSAKTGIPVVAFPYGSLKNQAEKDEFYSGLRLMGKVLGKDERAEEVISYIEDIMADLKSRTKGIPEDEFKRVYVGGVSSAGAHGIISTEPAYPPFLWVNADNVASGLGSAHVDVAKEAIIDWDPDYIFIDVSTIQMENSGAIGQLKNDPALKGLTAKKTGNVYGVLPYNFYNANYETVFSDAYFIGKILYPERFSDINPEEKADEIYTFFVGEPVLDELNSQFNNTGFSKIDI; from the coding sequence ATGGATATTATTAAAGGTTCTTTTCGTATTACTATCCTTACAATAGTGCTGATTTGCATTACAGCTTTTGCAGGCTGTGTTGACAATTCAAAAGAAACATCAGGTGATATTTCAGGAAATAGTGATGTTATATCAGTTACTGACAACTTTGGAAGAGAGATAGTTGTCCCTTCAGATGTCAAAAGTGTCTTGTGCTCGGGTTCCGGGTGTATGAGATACCTTGTATACCTGCAGAGTCAGGATCTGGCAGTCGGTGTTGACAGCATTGAAAAAGAATGGAGAGAGATAGAAGGAAGGCCTTATGCTCTTGTACACAGGGAAAAATTGTATGAACTTCCGCTCTTTGGCGAATATCGCGGCAAAGACGATCCTGAAAAGGTTATTGACATCTCACCAGACCTTGTATTCAAAACAGGCTCAACCGGCACATCCTATGGAACAAGCGGTGCCGAGGCAGACACACTTTCAGCGAAAACAGGCATTCCTGTTGTGGCATTTCCATATGGATCACTTAAAAATCAGGCTGAAAAGGATGAGTTTTACTCCGGTCTTCGCCTCATGGGAAAAGTGCTTGGAAAAGATGAGCGTGCAGAGGAGGTAATTTCTTATATAGAGGATATAATGGCAGATCTTAAATCACGAACCAAAGGAATACCTGAGGATGAATTTAAAAGAGTATACGTTGGCGGAGTTTCATCTGCAGGGGCTCATGGAATTATATCAACCGAACCTGCATATCCGCCGTTCTTATGGGTTAATGCAGATAATGTCGCATCCGGCCTTGGCTCAGCACACGTTGATGTTGCAAAAGAGGCAATAATTGACTGGGACCCGGATTACATATTCATAGATGTCTCAACAATCCAGATGGAAAACAGCGGTGCAATAGGTCAGCTGAAAAACGATCCTGCACTAAAAGGCCTCACTGCAAAAAAAACAGGTAATGTGTACGGTGTTCTTCCGTACAATTTCTACAATGCAAACTACGAAACAGTATTTTCTGATGCTTACTTTATCGGAAAAATACTCTACCCTGAGCGTTTTTCAGATATAAATCCTGAAGAAAAGGCAGATGAAATCTACACATTCTTCGTAGGCGAGCCTGTACTGGATGAACTGAATTCACAGTTTAACAATACCGGCTTTTCAAAGATTGATATCTGA
- a CDS encoding DUF5803 family protein, translating to MRTSNRDRSRFRVASCSIALILLSALLVFSASGLNASYFVYDNATGYHAAVEITDSERHDFIKPGILGEKVPLEVSNITLLYENQTSAEFKNIGRSISFEKGNYTVVFDAKVSNKNFQALFGTNYNITLHLPPGYDVRNPLLGMVSSGGNVETSELNGNETIIIEWTKKTFCEARFYDDFQLELLIIFGTFWMAIAVIFLVPYIMTRKKE from the coding sequence ATGCGAACCTCCAACCGAGATAGATCCAGATTTAGAGTCGCTTCTTGCAGTATTGCGCTGATATTATTATCAGCCCTTCTGGTTTTTTCCGCATCCGGACTGAATGCCTCATATTTTGTATATGATAATGCAACAGGCTATCATGCCGCTGTTGAAATAACTGACTCAGAAAGGCATGATTTTATAAAACCCGGAATTTTGGGAGAAAAAGTGCCTCTGGAAGTGTCAAACATTACACTTCTTTATGAAAACCAGACTTCTGCAGAATTTAAGAATATCGGGAGGAGCATTTCGTTTGAAAAGGGAAATTATACCGTTGTTTTTGATGCAAAAGTGTCTAACAAAAATTTCCAGGCTCTATTCGGGACGAATTATAATATAACGCTTCATCTTCCGCCGGGTTATGATGTGAGAAATCCGCTTCTTGGAATGGTCAGCAGTGGAGGCAATGTTGAAACATCCGAATTAAACGGAAATGAAACAATAATTATCGAATGGACTAAAAAGACTTTTTGTGAGGCCAGGTTTTACGATGATTTCCAGTTAGAGCTTTTAATAATATTTGGTACATTCTGGATGGCCATTGCTGTTATATTCCTTGTTCCTTACATTATGACACGTAAAAAAGAATAA
- the thrC gene encoding threonine synthase, whose amino-acid sequence MFRLVCVNCGAEYDQNEIIYRCKSCNHLLTVKYDLDSLEISRSEWEKRPLRLWKYKELLPVQGEPVSLQEGGTPLYHLKRIGEELGLKNLYAKHEGMNPSGSFKDRGMTVGVSMALQLGMKTVACASTGNTSASLAVYAAKAGIPAVVLLPAGKVALGKVAQALMHGAKVIAIRGNFDRALEMVHDLCISEGLYLLNSVNPYRLEGQKTIGFEAVDQLGCVPDRFVLPVGNAGNISAVYKGLLEYQALGFTDSLPKMTGVQAEGSSPVVEAIKKNLDVLIPEKNPETIATAIRIGAPVNAEKALTAIRATGGCALSVTDDEILAMQRDLARKEGIGVEPASAASVAGIKKMAEEGLLDADEKIVCVVTGHLLKDPETVIKQCEPPTEIDPDLESLLAVLR is encoded by the coding sequence ATGTTTCGTCTTGTCTGTGTAAACTGTGGCGCAGAATACGACCAGAATGAGATAATATACAGATGTAAAAGCTGCAATCATCTGCTGACCGTAAAATACGACCTCGATTCACTTGAAATATCCCGCTCCGAATGGGAGAAAAGACCGCTTCGTCTATGGAAATACAAAGAGCTTCTGCCTGTTCAGGGAGAGCCTGTTTCACTTCAGGAGGGTGGAACGCCACTTTACCATCTCAAAAGAATTGGTGAGGAATTAGGACTTAAAAACCTCTATGCAAAGCATGAAGGAATGAATCCGTCGGGTTCGTTTAAGGACAGAGGTATGACAGTCGGCGTTTCAATGGCGCTTCAGCTTGGAATGAAAACTGTTGCCTGTGCCAGCACAGGTAACACCTCCGCAAGTCTTGCTGTATATGCGGCGAAGGCCGGAATACCGGCTGTTGTTCTTTTGCCGGCAGGAAAAGTGGCTCTTGGAAAAGTAGCGCAGGCACTTATGCACGGCGCAAAAGTCATTGCAATCAGAGGAAACTTTGACCGTGCACTTGAGATGGTGCATGATCTCTGCATCTCTGAAGGCCTGTATCTTCTAAACTCAGTAAACCCCTATCGTCTTGAAGGTCAAAAGACCATTGGTTTTGAGGCAGTTGATCAGTTGGGCTGTGTTCCGGACAGATTTGTACTTCCGGTCGGAAACGCAGGAAACATATCAGCGGTTTACAAAGGTCTTTTAGAGTATCAGGCTTTAGGATTTACAGATTCACTTCCAAAGATGACCGGAGTCCAGGCAGAAGGATCAAGTCCTGTAGTTGAGGCTATAAAAAAGAACCTTGATGTGCTTATTCCGGAAAAAAACCCAGAGACAATTGCAACCGCAATAAGGATTGGTGCACCTGTGAATGCTGAAAAAGCATTAACTGCAATAAGGGCTACAGGAGGCTGTGCACTGTCTGTCACAGACGATGAGATTCTTGCAATGCAGCGTGACCTTGCAAGAAAAGAAGGAATAGGCGTTGAACCTGCATCAGCCGCATCTGTAGCCGGAATTAAAAAGATGGCAGAAGAAGGCCTTTTAGATGCTGACGAAAAAATAGTATGTGTGGTTACAGGACACCTCTTAAAAGATCCTGAAACTGTGATAAAACAATGCGAACCTCCAACCGAGATAGATCCAGATTTAGAGTCGCTTCTTGCAGTATTGCGCTGA
- a CDS encoding metal-dependent hydrolase: protein MRGEQHVFYSLLSAVIFLPLIAKTGDPLFLLLISIGIFIGSLAPDADAADSAIMHGLSGGRGNIRTLRRHTVLVLPFFGYLIRYFIYFPVSLFVYIVTFGRVKPKHRGLLHSLFGIITASALLLIYITIISGLFSNLLELFIRGGFSDTNAGAITGITGGVYETSPGDFFSSRPEAVFCTGILAGAFLHLLEDSCTHSGVFWLFPFKNTKISGTIIPKSKRNWLIVLVLGTAASASLFAGINYQSPELYLKILPALIFILAWIVVLFISGSLKR, encoded by the coding sequence ATGAGAGGTGAGCAGCATGTATTTTACAGCCTCCTTTCAGCAGTAATTTTTCTTCCCCTTATTGCAAAAACCGGTGATCCTTTATTTCTACTGCTGATATCAATCGGAATTTTTATAGGCTCACTTGCACCTGATGCAGATGCGGCAGACTCTGCAATAATGCACGGGCTTTCAGGCGGACGCGGAAATATCAGGACATTAAGGCGGCACACTGTTCTTGTGCTTCCGTTTTTTGGATACCTCATCAGATATTTTATTTATTTTCCGGTATCGCTGTTTGTTTATATAGTTACATTCGGAAGGGTAAAGCCAAAACACAGAGGACTTTTACACTCGCTGTTTGGGATTATCACTGCATCTGCTCTTCTTCTTATTTACATAACAATAATTTCCGGCCTTTTTTCAAATCTTCTGGAGCTTTTTATCAGGGGAGGTTTTTCAGACACAAATGCGGGTGCCATAACAGGCATAACAGGCGGTGTTTATGAAACTTCTCCTGGAGATTTTTTTTCCAGCAGGCCAGAGGCAGTTTTTTGCACTGGAATTTTAGCCGGCGCTTTTCTTCATCTTCTTGAAGATTCGTGCACCCACAGCGGAGTTTTTTGGCTTTTTCCATTTAAAAATACGAAAATTTCAGGCACAATAATCCCAAAATCCAAACGAAACTGGCTGATTGTTTTAGTCCTTGGAACAGCCGCTTCAGCGTCTCTTTTCGCAGGTATTAACTATCAAAGCCCTGAGCTCTATTTAAAAATACTTCCGGCATTAATCTTTATTCTGGCCTGGATAGTTGTCCTTTTTATCTCCGGTTCACTTAAGAGATAA
- a CDS encoding nitrilase-related carbon-nitrogen hydrolase, which translates to MSVLKLCLAQTNPVWEKPEKNLSKFLSYTKEASKNNADIIIFSEQAATGWNPLSDKNISDENGPIPKAFSAIASEFNIGILGAFRETGKDLEKPKNTSVFFSDSGEILSKYSKIHLFNPGGENKCFSPGDVPSSFTYKGVKFGLSICYDLRFSDLFTYYAKEGCGCVFVQAAWPKLRMDHWRTFIHSRAIENQFFIAGINTTGKTPVDEYCGGSTLVGPSGETVLEADEKEGLFYGEIDTQIVLNKRDIFNSLSDRRDDLYIEWQKK; encoded by the coding sequence ATGTCTGTATTAAAACTCTGTCTGGCCCAGACAAATCCGGTATGGGAAAAACCGGAAAAAAACCTGTCAAAATTTTTAAGCTATACAAAAGAAGCATCAAAAAACAATGCAGATATAATCATTTTTTCCGAACAGGCCGCAACAGGATGGAATCCGCTTTCAGATAAAAACATATCAGATGAAAACGGACCAATTCCAAAGGCATTCTCCGCCATTGCATCTGAATTTAATATCGGAATACTGGGTGCTTTTCGTGAAACAGGTAAAGATTTAGAGAAGCCAAAAAACACATCTGTCTTTTTTTCAGATTCCGGAGAAATTCTCTCAAAATACTCTAAAATTCATCTTTTCAATCCGGGAGGTGAAAACAAATGCTTCTCACCGGGAGATGTTCCCTCTTCTTTTACTTATAAAGGAGTGAAATTCGGTCTTTCTATCTGCTATGATCTCCGGTTTTCTGATCTTTTTACATACTATGCAAAAGAAGGCTGTGGATGCGTTTTTGTTCAGGCAGCATGGCCAAAACTCAGAATGGATCACTGGAGAACTTTCATTCACTCAAGAGCAATTGAGAATCAGTTCTTTATTGCTGGGATAAATACAACAGGCAAAACACCGGTAGATGAATATTGTGGAGGCTCAACTTTAGTCGGACCATCTGGAGAGACTGTTTTGGAGGCTGACGAAAAAGAAGGGCTTTTCTATGGAGAAATTGACACACAAATTGTTTTGAATAAAAGAGATATTTTTAATTCACTTTCAGACCGCAGGGATGATTTATACATAGAATGGCAGAAAAAATAG
- a CDS encoding indolepyruvate oxidoreductase subunit beta, translated as MTNNPDESFDLMIVGVGGQGTILASNVIGEACLIERRDVRSAETHGMAQRGGSVETHIRIDGKYGPLISFGCADLIISFDLLEALRYRHFLKPNGTIVSAEGIVVPVSAFQNNLEILSSDQIKEKLSDVKLITIDAEDTALKAGNILTRNIVMLGAASGFIPLKKESLLEAVRRLVPKKTVEINEKAFILGCETGERLK; from the coding sequence ATGACCAATAATCCTGATGAAAGTTTTGATTTAATGATTGTGGGAGTTGGAGGTCAGGGAACAATTCTTGCCTCAAATGTTATAGGAGAAGCATGTCTTATTGAAAGGCGCGACGTTCGTTCTGCAGAAACTCATGGAATGGCACAACGTGGAGGTTCGGTTGAAACCCACATCAGAATTGACGGGAAATACGGGCCGCTCATATCTTTCGGATGCGCTGATCTAATTATCTCCTTTGATCTTTTAGAAGCCCTCAGATATCGCCACTTCCTAAAACCAAATGGTACAATAGTCTCTGCCGAAGGAATTGTTGTTCCTGTGTCAGCCTTTCAGAACAATCTTGAGATTTTATCTTCTGACCAGATTAAAGAGAAGTTATCAGACGTAAAACTAATAACAATTGATGCAGAAGATACAGCACTAAAAGCAGGAAATATTCTTACCAGAAACATTGTTATGCTTGGCGCCGCATCAGGTTTTATTCCCTTAAAGAAAGAATCACTTCTTGAGGCTGTAAGAAGGCTTGTTCCAAAAAAGACAGTAGAAATCAATGAAAAAGCATTTATTCTCGGTTGTGAAACAGGAGAGAGATTAAAGTAA
- the iorA gene encoding indolepyruvate ferredoxin oxidoreductase subunit alpha, whose product MVTRYMLGNEAIAHACCEADLDFASGYPGTPSSEVIDTLRIQKERDFYIEWSVNEKVALENALGASWTGVRCLVTMKHVGLNVAADPLMTSGYTGIKGGMVILSADDPYAHSSQNEQDSRNYAKFAKIICLDPANVQEAHDMMKISYELSEEFLLPVLFRPTTRICHSKSNVELSPSGEEHRTGQFEKNPAQYVVIPVHTRVLHKKLNEKQISLSKRLLELNLNFAEIRGKTAVIAGGIAAEYVKEIIPDDVSFAKIGAYPINREWLSEFVEKHEKVLVIEELSPVIEEETAQVACNAKIFGKINGCVPHEGELDQASVALAFEKAGIKSKKSFDGEIQPVTGLPPRPPILCAGCAHRATFYAMKKVFGKKAVYPSDIGCYTLGIQLGTVDTTICMGASITVGSGIAHSGDDSDVVCTIGDSTFLHTGIQGLLNAAYNGANMTVVILDNRITAMTGHQPNPNTGLTAKGEVSPVISIDSICRSCGVSFVETIDPYDLTAMLNTFKAAKETKGVKVVISRQPCVIAARRQGIKRRAFSVNTEACIGCGACVKFGCPAIEFYDEKASINELCSGCGVCADICPKGAITQEVSK is encoded by the coding sequence ATGGTTACGCGTTACATGCTTGGAAACGAGGCAATAGCACATGCCTGCTGTGAGGCAGACCTTGATTTTGCAAGCGGATATCCGGGTACGCCCTCCTCTGAAGTCATAGATACATTAAGGATTCAGAAAGAGCGTGATTTTTATATTGAATGGTCGGTCAATGAAAAAGTTGCCCTTGAAAATGCACTTGGGGCTTCATGGACCGGGGTCAGATGCCTTGTCACAATGAAGCATGTGGGCTTAAATGTCGCCGCAGACCCTCTTATGACAAGCGGCTATACAGGGATAAAAGGCGGAATGGTCATACTCTCAGCAGATGACCCTTACGCTCACAGCTCCCAGAACGAACAGGATTCAAGAAATTACGCAAAATTTGCAAAAATAATCTGTCTTGATCCTGCAAACGTCCAGGAAGCTCATGACATGATGAAAATATCTTATGAACTCTCAGAGGAGTTTTTGCTTCCTGTCCTTTTCCGCCCGACAACAAGAATATGCCACTCAAAGAGCAATGTAGAACTTTCCCCATCCGGAGAGGAGCACAGAACAGGACAATTTGAGAAGAATCCGGCCCAGTATGTGGTAATTCCGGTGCATACAAGAGTTCTTCACAAAAAACTCAATGAAAAACAGATCTCACTCTCAAAGAGGCTTTTGGAATTAAACCTAAACTTCGCCGAAATCAGAGGTAAAACTGCTGTTATCGCAGGCGGAATTGCCGCAGAGTATGTAAAGGAAATTATTCCGGATGACGTTTCATTTGCAAAAATAGGCGCATACCCGATAAACAGGGAATGGCTTTCTGAATTTGTAGAAAAACATGAAAAAGTCCTGGTAATAGAAGAACTTTCTCCCGTAATTGAAGAAGAGACAGCACAGGTTGCATGCAACGCGAAAATATTTGGAAAAATAAACGGTTGCGTTCCACACGAAGGTGAACTTGATCAGGCATCTGTTGCGCTTGCATTTGAAAAAGCAGGAATTAAATCAAAGAAATCCTTTGATGGAGAGATCCAGCCGGTTACAGGGCTTCCTCCAAGACCGCCGATTCTTTGTGCAGGATGTGCACATCGTGCGACATTTTATGCAATGAAAAAAGTCTTTGGCAAAAAGGCAGTTTATCCATCCGACATCGGCTGTTACACACTTGGAATCCAGCTTGGAACAGTTGATACAACTATATGCATGGGTGCTTCAATAACGGTTGGAAGCGGAATTGCACACTCAGGTGATGATTCTGATGTCGTGTGTACAATCGGAGACTCAACTTTCCTTCACACCGGAATTCAGGGTCTTTTAAATGCCGCATACAACGGGGCAAACATGACTGTTGTTATTCTTGACAACAGAATTACTGCGATGACAGGCCATCAGCCAAATCCCAATACAGGACTTACAGCAAAAGGTGAGGTTTCTCCTGTAATCTCAATTGACTCCATATGCCGTTCATGCGGCGTCTCATTTGTCGAAACAATAGATCCTTATGACTTAACAGCGATGCTCAACACTTTCAAAGCCGCAAAAGAGACAAAAGGAGTAAAAGTAGTTATTTCACGTCAGCCCTGTGTCATTGCGGCAAGAAGGCAGGGAATAAAAAGAAGAGCCTTTTCAGTAAATACAGAAGCCTGCATCGGATGTGGTGCCTGTGTTAAATTTGGATGCCCTGCAATTGAGTTTTACGATGAAAAGGCATCTATAAATGAGCTTTGCTCAGGATGCGGAGTCTGTGCAGACATATGTCCGAAAGGTGCTATAACACAGGAGGTTTCAAAATGA
- a CDS encoding class I SAM-dependent methyltransferase, whose amino-acid sequence MEDFLICRLFEGIPRQGPGDNEHTEKAFRMIPKFPENAKILDIGCGKGMQTIALAKLCPECHVTATDIYQPFLDALSKNAKEEGLSERITTICASMDNLPFEKEEFDIIWAEGSIFITGFENGINYWKKFLKHGGYMSVSDLVKFKEVLSKDVTDFLNQCSPDILNEEETLLTIKKAGLETIAMFKLPENVWHESFYNYMKENNKILREEYKDNPDALSIIDFNDLEINVYSKHADEYGYTYFIIKKP is encoded by the coding sequence ATGGAAGATTTTTTAATTTGCCGTCTTTTTGAAGGCATTCCAAGACAGGGACCGGGGGACAACGAACACACAGAAAAAGCATTCCGGATGATTCCTAAATTTCCAGAAAATGCAAAAATACTTGACATAGGCTGTGGAAAAGGAATGCAGACAATAGCACTTGCAAAACTCTGCCCGGAATGTCATGTAACAGCGACAGATATTTACCAGCCGTTTTTAGACGCACTTTCGAAAAATGCCAAAGAAGAGGGCCTTTCAGAGAGGATAACAACAATTTGTGCTTCAATGGATAACCTGCCGTTTGAAAAAGAAGAATTTGATATTATCTGGGCGGAAGGTTCAATATTTATAACAGGGTTTGAAAACGGAATTAATTACTGGAAGAAATTTTTAAAGCACGGCGGGTATATGTCAGTTTCTGACCTTGTCAAATTTAAGGAGGTCCTTTCAAAAGATGTAACTGATTTCCTAAACCAGTGTTCACCTGACATTTTAAATGAGGAAGAGACACTTTTGACCATTAAAAAGGCAGGACTTGAGACAATTGCAATGTTTAAACTTCCTGAAAATGTCTGGCATGAAAGTTTCTACAATTACATGAAAGAAAACAACAAAATTCTAAGAGAAGAGTATAAAGACAATCCTGATGCACTTTCAATTATTGATTTCAATGATCTCGAAATTAACGTTTATTCAAAACACGCCGATGAATACGGCTATACTTATTTCATAATAAAAAAACCCTAA
- a CDS encoding dipeptidase — MTDKKGQKQTFLLSLFVMLILICVPASVMGCTIFVVTPDASTDETVYIGHTNDGVGKDWRNIDDVVLTYIPSADHEAGSKRIVYFDPNSGSDAAGNKGDNSDLSVLGSIEQVPHTYAYYTASYGMINEKNLMSAECTDYAKYEPNALENKRMFYSSELSNVALERCTKAKEAVSLVGDLIDRYGYYGTGETLIFADEKEAWVIEMCGNPAEETGGLWVAEKIPDGEIFVAANEFRIREVKKNSPDMMYSKNLFSAAEKAGWWSPADGELDWLKTVSYGEYSHPYYSLMRVWRLEDKLAPSLELSPYVENSYTKDYPFSIKPDEKVDFKTAINMFRDHYEGTEFDLTKGDAAGPFGNPYRYLGPHDAHTDFQNETEMEVRPGANVRPISAIFCSYSYVAQIRPDLPDELKGVLWFGPAVAYETVYAPIYASSEGVSDSYTKGSRLNYNYNTAYWTFDLLTNWAMLKYNAMTDDISQEQKRLEEESFAKLKDTDESAKKCLESGDSDGATSVISNFTVSRGDEIISDWKALTAEMIVKYSNGLVTDPVTEDVSEGGYPDDWYNETGYQYGPRVYQFDELKETDGLSYTNKSVWVKKDSTFEEILEDI; from the coding sequence TTGACTGACAAAAAAGGTCAGAAACAAACTTTTCTATTATCACTTTTTGTAATGCTTATTCTGATATGTGTGCCTGCATCTGTTATGGGATGCACCATATTTGTTGTAACGCCGGATGCATCGACAGATGAAACAGTGTACATTGGCCACACAAACGATGGTGTCGGAAAAGACTGGAGAAATATAGATGATGTGGTGTTAACCTACATTCCTTCAGCCGACCACGAAGCCGGTAGCAAAAGGATTGTCTACTTTGATCCAAACAGCGGCTCTGATGCCGCCGGAAACAAAGGAGATAATTCTGATCTAAGCGTACTTGGCTCAATTGAACAGGTTCCCCATACTTATGCATACTACACCGCATCATACGGTATGATAAACGAGAAAAACCTGATGAGCGCGGAATGCACAGATTATGCAAAATATGAACCAAATGCTTTGGAAAACAAGAGGATGTTTTATTCATCCGAGCTTTCAAATGTCGCACTTGAAAGATGCACTAAAGCTAAAGAGGCAGTATCACTTGTAGGAGATCTTATCGACAGATACGGCTACTACGGAACAGGTGAAACTCTGATTTTTGCTGATGAAAAAGAAGCATGGGTCATAGAAATGTGCGGAAATCCTGCCGAAGAAACAGGGGGTCTTTGGGTTGCTGAAAAAATCCCGGACGGAGAAATATTTGTTGCCGCAAATGAATTCAGGATTCGTGAGGTTAAGAAAAACAGTCCTGACATGATGTATTCAAAAAATCTCTTTTCTGCGGCAGAAAAGGCAGGATGGTGGAGTCCGGCCGATGGGGAATTAGACTGGCTTAAAACTGTAAGCTATGGAGAGTACTCACACCCTTACTATTCTCTTATGAGAGTATGGAGACTTGAAGACAAGCTTGCACCATCGCTTGAATTATCTCCATATGTTGAAAATTCATACACAAAGGATTATCCGTTTTCGATAAAGCCTGATGAAAAAGTAGACTTTAAAACCGCCATCAACATGTTTCGTGATCACTATGAAGGAACAGAATTTGATTTAACAAAAGGCGATGCCGCAGGGCCTTTTGGAAATCCCTACCGCTATCTCGGACCACATGATGCCCATACAGATTTTCAGAATGAAACAGAAATGGAAGTTCGTCCGGGTGCAAATGTAAGACCGATATCAGCAATTTTCTGCTCATACAGCTATGTTGCACAGATAAGACCTGACCTTCCTGATGAGCTAAAAGGCGTTTTGTGGTTCGGACCTGCGGTTGCATACGAAACCGTATATGCACCTATATATGCCTCCTCAGAGGGTGTTTCTGACTCATATACAAAAGGTAGTCGTCTTAATTACAATTACAACACTGCCTACTGGACATTTGATCTCCTGACAAACTGGGCGATGCTGAAATACAATGCTATGACAGATGATATTTCACAAGAGCAAAAAAGACTTGAAGAGGAATCATTTGCGAAATTAAAAGATACAGATGAATCAGCTAAGAAATGTCTTGAGAGCGGCGATTCTGACGGTGCAACAAGTGTAATATCAAATTTCACTGTAAGCCGCGGCGATGAAATCATCTCTGACTGGAAAGCATTAACTGCAGAAATGATTGTAAAGTATTCAAACGGACTTGTAACAGACCCGGTAACTGAGGATGTTTCTGAAGGAGGTTATCCTGATGACTGGTACAATGAGACAGGATACCAGTACGGGCCAAGAGTCTATCAGTTTGATGAACTTAAAGAAACTGACGGCCTTTCATATACAAACAAAAGTGTATGGGTAAAAAAAGACTCCACGTTTGAAGAGATTTTAGAAGACATCTAA
- a CDS encoding response regulator, with product MISQTKKDKKKILIVEDDNLIASLIESFLVKKDYAVVGKVSSGEDAINMAIKHLPDLILMDIQLDGKIDGILATKYISSMFKIPVLFVSGEENEQTFSKAAEASPAGYIIKPFTANDIYSNIEIAIKNSRLKRTSKSNYELPAILAYKSMSENDAYFLLDDKGRIIFFNPYAEHMINKTISQVALSSINNYLAFYDIQTREPIPDTFKNAVRESNFFGRKTKIAVKLAKGNFRPVVVSSFVVNDSFENHLGTLFKVHLKARDEM from the coding sequence ATTATATCACAGACTAAAAAGGACAAGAAAAAAATACTGATTGTTGAGGATGACAATCTGATTGCCTCATTAATTGAGAGCTTTCTTGTCAAAAAGGACTATGCTGTCGTTGGAAAAGTCTCAAGTGGAGAAGATGCAATTAACATGGCAATAAAGCATCTTCCAGACCTGATTTTAATGGATATTCAGCTTGATGGAAAAATTGACGGAATTTTAGCAACAAAATATATATCCTCAATGTTTAAAATTCCAGTGCTCTTCGTATCCGGCGAGGAGAATGAACAGACTTTTTCAAAAGCCGCAGAGGCATCTCCTGCCGGATATATCATAAAGCCCTTTACTGCAAATGACATCTACTCAAACATTGAGATTGCCATAAAAAATTCAAGACTAAAAAGGACTTCAAAAAGCAATTACGAACTTCCTGCGATTCTAGCATACAAATCGATGTCAGAAAACGATGCTTATTTCCTGTTGGACGATAAAGGACGCATAATTTTTTTTAATCCATATGCAGAGCATATGATTAACAAGACAATATCCCAGGTTGCCTTAAGTTCGATAAACAATTATCTTGCATTTTATGATATCCAGACCCGTGAACCTATACCGGACACTTTCAAAAACGCTGTCAGAGAAAGCAACTTCTTTGGAAGAAAAACAAAAATTGCAGTCAAACTTGCAAAAGGAAATTTCCGCCCTGTTGTTGTAAGCTCATTTGTAGTAAACGATTCTTTTGAGAATCATCTTGGTACTTTGTTTAAGGTTCACTTAAAGGCAAGAGATGAGATGTAA